A part of Leptospira selangorensis genomic DNA contains:
- a CDS encoding helix-turn-helix domain-containing protein, which translates to MKLKTKDFDSLLNRELKNKDFKKEYDALSNEFTLAKEIIKLRKKRNLTQKDLAEKIGTSQPAIARIESGNYRNLSLSFINRLAKALDAEPVIHLKSKGA; encoded by the coding sequence ATGAAACTTAAAACTAAAGACTTTGATTCGCTTTTGAATAGAGAACTAAAGAATAAAGATTTTAAGAAAGAATACGATGCTCTTTCCAATGAATTCACTCTTGCCAAAGAAATTATTAAACTTCGTAAGAAACGGAATTTAACTCAAAAAGATTTAGCAGAAAAGATAGGGACTTCTCAGCCAGCAATTGCAAGAATTGAGTCTGGAAATTATAGGAATTTATCTCTTTCTTTTATTAATCGTCTTGCTAAAGCATTAGATGCAGAACCTGTTATTCATTTAAAGAGTAAAGGCGCTTAG